One region of Plasmodium cynomolgi strain B DNA, scaffold: 0274, whole genome shotgun sequence genomic DNA includes:
- a CDS encoding CYIR protein (putative;~vir-type antigen), whose translation MDNKVQRRDRCYHSMLWIFDEIRKFMRSNSNNINLLDVLNKFHYVEERIIEDINRTSDENKYLCRSYFIYHDLEEWKNVKYLNDYIKNYEKIKQNVISSTTNCEKYRKYFEFIKILYERHKEECCEYWNTECHKYFSCDPFYDPNNLLPALENCKNVKFNLISSAEVKSLSKDSTKPFNMEVKNVRCVAYKYEDYGFLSCFDSPLTHNVTIKGIPKKLYPIKKDEGKKNNQMRTTDVIMGMQNSMCNITRKENNIVELSCRKISSNESVNKVDGQIRELNKMPKDVHTGVKINNPDETLIWKGLKHSKEEACTTDLLGFCVDPKIINKNNAREEK comes from the exons TTAATCTTTTGGATGTTCTTAATAAATTTCATTATGTAGAAGAACGTATTATTGAAGATATAAATAGGACaagtgatgaaaataaatatttatgccgttcctattttatttatcatgATTTGGAAGAGtggaaaaatgtgaaatatttgaatgattatataaaaaactatgaaaaaattaaacaaaatgtaatttCTTCTACGACTAATTGCGAAAAGTATAGAAAATACtttgaatttattaaaatattatacgaAAGGCATAAAGAGGAATGTTGTGAATATTGGAACACAGAATgccataaatattttagttGTGACCCATTTTATGATCCAAATAATCTCTTGCCTGCATtagaaaattgtaaaaatgtaaaattcaATCTAATATCAAGCGCAGAAGTTAAATCTTTGTCTAAGGATTCCACAAAACCATTTAACATGGAAGTTAAGAATGTAAGATGTGTTGCCTACAAGTATGAAGATTATGGATTTCTCTCTTGTTTTGACTCACCATTAACCCATAATGTTACAATTAAAG GaataccaaaaaaattatatccaATTAAGAAAgatgagggaaaaaagaataatcaGATGAGGACAACAGATGTTATCATGGGAATGCAAAACTCAATGTGCAATATTACTcgtaaagaaaataatattgtagAATTGAGTTGCAGGAAGATTTCTTCTAATGAAAGTGTTAATAAAGTTGATGGTCAAATAAGAGAATTGAATAAAATGCCTAAAGATGTGCACACAggagtgaaaataaataatcccGATGAAACATTAATATGGAAAGGATTAAAACATTCTAAAGAAGAAGCTTGCACTACTGATTTATTAGGATTCTGTGTTGACcccaaaattataaataaaaataatgctagggaagaaaaataa